A genomic region of Bubalus kerabau isolate K-KA32 ecotype Philippines breed swamp buffalo chromosome 10, PCC_UOA_SB_1v2, whole genome shotgun sequence contains the following coding sequences:
- the LOC129621763 gene encoding 40S ribosomal protein S15a-like produces MVRVNVLADTLKSIINAEKRGKRQVLIRLFSKVIVRFLTVMMKHGYIGKFEIIDDHRAGKIVVNLKGRLNKCGVISPRFDVQLKDLGKWQNNLLPSRQFGFIVLTTSAGIMDHEEARRKHTGGEILGFFF; encoded by the coding sequence ATGGTGCGCGTGAATGTCCTGGCTGATACTCTCAAGAGTATCATCAATGCCGAAAAGAGAGGCAAACGCCAGGTCCTTATTAGGCTGTTCTCCAAAGTCATCGTCAGGTTTCTAACAGTGATGATGAAGCATGGTTACATTGGCAAATTTGAAATCATTGATGATCACAGGGCTGGGAAAATTGTTGTGAACCTCAAAGGCAGGCTAAATAAGTGTGGAGTGATCAGCCCTAGATTTGATGTGCAACTCAAAGATCTAGGAAAATGGCAGAATAACCTGCTCCCATCCCGTCAGTTTGGTTTCATTGTACTGACAACCTCAGCTGGCATCATGGACCATGAAGAAGCAAGACGAAAACATACAGGAGGGGAAATCCTTGGATTCTTTTTCTAG